The region GGCACTCGGGAATCCAGGGTGGGCTCCTATTTGAAGCGTGGTCGCCCACCCTGGATTCCCGAGCGCCCGAGCGCCCCTGTCAGGCATCTTTTCTCTCCGGGGAGCGGCTAAGACCCCCTCAGCTCTTCGGTAACATCCCCAGCTGCCACATGAAAAAGATGCGCTGGTCGGCGGCGTCGCGGATGCGGAGGTTCAGGGGCTTGCCCTGGCCGTGGCCGGCTTCTCGGTCCACCCAGAGAAGGACCGGCTTCTCCGCCGGGTCGCTCGCCGAGGCGGCCTGAAGGGCCGCTGCCATCTTGCGCGCATGCAGCGCATGCACCCGCATGTCGTTCTCGCCGGCGGTGAGCAGCACCGCCGGGTAGGGAGTGCCGCTCTGCACCTTCTGGTACGGCGAGTAAGCCTGGAGGAAACCGAACTGCGCCGCGTCCTCGGCCGAGCCGTACTCGGGCACCCAGTAGCGCGCCATCAGGAAGTTCTGGTAGCGCAGCATGTCGAGCAGCGGCACGGCGACCAGCGCGGCGCGGAAGAGCTCAGGCCGCTGAATGACCGCCACTCCAGTCAGCAGTCCGCCGTTCGAGCCGCCGGCGATCGCGAGCTTCGCCGGGCTGGTGTAGCGCTCGGCGACGAGCCACTCGGCGGCGGCGTAGAAGTCGTCGAAGACGTTCTGCTTCTTGGCCAGCATCCCGGCTTCGTGCCAGGCGTCGCCGTACTCGCCGCCGCCGCGCAGGTTCGGCAGCGCCATGACGCCACCGGCGTCGAACCACTGGAACATCGTGGCCGAGAAATCCGGGGTCTCCGAGACGTTGAAGCCGCCGTAGCCCTTCAAGAGCGTCGGGTTGTTGCCGTCGAGAGCGAGGCCCTTCTTGTGCACCACGAACATGCTGACCTTCGTCCCGTCCTTCGAGCTGTACCAGACCTGCTTCACCTCGACGGTCGAGGGATCGACCGGCACCGGCGGGCGCTCCCAGAGCTCCGGCTCGAGCGCCGGCCGTCCGAGATCGACGCGGAAGATGGTCGTCGGGTAGTTGAAGCTGGTGAACTTCAAGTAGGCCTCGGTGCGATCCGACTCGGTCGCGAGCCCGGCCGAGCCGATTCCCGGCATGGCGAGCTCGCCGAGCGACTTGGCCGGATTGCCCGACAGGGCGCCAGCGGCGAAGATCGCCGAGCCCGCCGACGCATCGAAGACCTCGATCACGCTGGTGGCGTTCTTCAGGTACTCGACGGCGAGAAGGCCGCGGGCGAGGCTGATGCTCTGGATCGCCATCCCGGGGCGCTCGGCGACGACGGTCTGCGGCTTCCAGGCGGAGCCGGCGGCCTTCGACCGCAGGTCATAGGCGTCGACGCGGCCGTTGGGAGCGCCGAGGTTGGTCTGGACGAAGAGCGTGTCGCCATCGACGAGGCCGAACGAGGTGCCCTCCTGGCCGATCGCCACCTCGCGCTTCTCGAGCTTGCCGGTCGCGAGGAAGTGCTGGAAGTCGGCCACCCAGAGATCGTTCGAGCGCGTTCCGGTCCAGTAGACGAGGGTGAGCCACCTGCCGTCGCGCGACAGGGAGCCGCCGGGCCCCCAGGTGGTCGCGAGCTTCTCGTTCTCCTCCTTCGTGTACTGGCGGAAGAGGATCGGATCGGCCGCGACGTCCGTACCCATGCGGTGGTAGAGCACCCGGCCGCTGTAGGGATCCTTCGGGTCCTTGAGGTTCTGGTAGACGAAGCCCGAGCCGTCGGGGAGCCAGTCGGGCGCCTGGGTCTTGTTCGGGATCTGGAGCGGCAGGAGCTTGCCCGTCTCGACCTCCATCAGGTAGAGCGTCGTGTTCTCGTCGCCGGCCTTGTAAGTGCCGTAGGCGACCAGCTGCCCGTCGTGCGAGGGCGCGATCCAGGTGATCGTGGTCAGCCCCGAGGGATCGAGCTGCGCCGGGTCGAGCAGGAGCTTCGAGTCGCCCTTGTAGCCCTGGCGCCAGTAGTAGCTCGGCTGGTTCTGGGTCCCTTCACGGCGGGAGAAGAAGTAGCGCCCACCGCGGATCGTCGGCGTCGAGACCGAGCCGACCTCCATCAGCGGACGCAGTTTCTCTTCGAGCGCCTTCCGCCCCGGCAGATTGTCGAGCACGGAGCGGGTATGGGCGTTCTGCTGGTCGGTCCAGGCGCCGACCTCGGGTGTGACCTGGCCCATGCGCTCGGGGTTCGAGTTGTCGCCCTCGAGCCAGCGGTAGTTGTCCACGATCTCGACGCCGTGGAGCGTCTCTCGCACCGGCTCGACCCGGGTCGCGGGGGGCTTCAACAGCGAAGGCGGAGCCGTCTGGCCGCCGGACTGACCGGCGGCATGGCCGGCAAAGACGACGACGGCGAGCGGGGCGAGCAGAAGGAGCGCGAACTTCATCGGAACCTCCGGGGAGCTGGGATTGATGGCGCCGCGATGGTGGATCTGGTGCAACGGCGCCCCGAAACTCTACCGCAGCCCGGGACACCCTGCCGGCGTTCCGGAGCCGGACCCTGTCTCCCCGCCGGCCCGGGAGAGTAAGATCCTTCGCCCATGGGCTCTTCCGACCGCTCCGAAGCCATCACCACGCGTGAAATCGACGCTGTCGTCATTCCGCACGGCAACAAGACCCGCATTCCGTTCGGTACCAAGGTCATGATCATGCAGAAGCTGGGCGGCACCGTCACCGTGACGACCGAGTACGGCGGCCTCTACCGGATCGACCCCGAGAACCTCGACGCCATCGGGATGGAGGTGCCAGCCGCTCCGCCAGCGGCCGACGGCGACACGGTCAAGTCGCTGGAGGACCGCGTCTGGGATGTGCTGCGTTCGTGCTACGACCCCGAGATTCCGGTCAACATCGTCGAGCTCGGCCTGGTCTACAGCTGCCTGCTCGACCCACCCGGCGCCGACGGCCGCCAGGTCGCCAATATCCAGATGACCTTGACGGCCCCCGGCTGCGGCATGGGCGACATCCTCGCCCAGGACATCCAGACGCGCCTCGAGAAGCTGCCGGAGATCTCGGATGCCCGGGTCGAAGTGGTCTTCGACCCGCCCTGGAACCAGGACATGATGAGCGAAGCCGCGCGGCTGCAGCTCGGCTTCTACTGAAGAAGACCG is a window of Thermoanaerobaculia bacterium DNA encoding:
- a CDS encoding S9 family peptidase, which gives rise to MKFALLLLAPLAVVVFAGHAAGQSGGQTAPPSLLKPPATRVEPVRETLHGVEIVDNYRWLEGDNSNPERMGQVTPEVGAWTDQQNAHTRSVLDNLPGRKALEEKLRPLMEVGSVSTPTIRGGRYFFSRREGTQNQPSYYWRQGYKGDSKLLLDPAQLDPSGLTTITWIAPSHDGQLVAYGTYKAGDENTTLYLMEVETGKLLPLQIPNKTQAPDWLPDGSGFVYQNLKDPKDPYSGRVLYHRMGTDVAADPILFRQYTKEENEKLATTWGPGGSLSRDGRWLTLVYWTGTRSNDLWVADFQHFLATGKLEKREVAIGQEGTSFGLVDGDTLFVQTNLGAPNGRVDAYDLRSKAAGSAWKPQTVVAERPGMAIQSISLARGLLAVEYLKNATSVIEVFDASAGSAIFAAGALSGNPAKSLGELAMPGIGSAGLATESDRTEAYLKFTSFNYPTTIFRVDLGRPALEPELWERPPVPVDPSTVEVKQVWYSSKDGTKVSMFVVHKKGLALDGNNPTLLKGYGGFNVSETPDFSATMFQWFDAGGVMALPNLRGGGEYGDAWHEAGMLAKKQNVFDDFYAAAEWLVAERYTSPAKLAIAGGSNGGLLTGVAVIQRPELFRAALVAVPLLDMLRYQNFLMARYWVPEYGSAEDAAQFGFLQAYSPYQKVQSGTPYPAVLLTAGENDMRVHALHARKMAAALQAASASDPAEKPVLLWVDREAGHGQGKPLNLRIRDAADQRIFFMWQLGMLPKS
- the sufT gene encoding putative Fe-S cluster assembly protein SufT, which translates into the protein MGSSDRSEAITTREIDAVVIPHGNKTRIPFGTKVMIMQKLGGTVTVTTEYGGLYRIDPENLDAIGMEVPAAPPAADGDTVKSLEDRVWDVLRSCYDPEIPVNIVELGLVYSCLLDPPGADGRQVANIQMTLTAPGCGMGDILAQDIQTRLEKLPEISDARVEVVFDPPWNQDMMSEAARLQLGFY